From a region of the Streptomyces sp. B21-083 genome:
- the cdgB gene encoding diguanylate cyclase CdgB produces METDQEPYVRLATLRQLHQVMADMNTARSLADTLQTVADGVVNGLGYELACVNLVRPDGDLVVAAFAGNSAAEALITGRVGSRDSWERRLVMGEAWGDLVFIPHTEGWVLDDDDVPQWYTDGPAPRFEDEWHPSDRLFAPMFTPSVPGGTCGELIGVLSVDRPRNGRRPGAWGKEALQMYAFQAAIAISNARLRANMQRALVRLEREQQALRASEESFRQAFEYAPSGMAIAEMGGDQQGRILRTNDALCRLLGRPASAMRRYAFSDLVHPEDIGTLLRTSAEGGRAELRLCRRDGSYLWASLRNSVVADAADGPRFLLTHVEDIEERKRRELQLAHRASHDSLTGLPNSAELRARLSSRLCQRPQTAAPGLVESVDAAYGHAQLDPFGTHDQYTAVPAPVTDAGIQPYDANGHGFDFRGAPEVYGAYDHHVHAVAPEGEHDDGTKGLAVLFCDLDGFKSINDRFGHNAGDAVLIEVARRLGGAVRDGDTVARLGGDEFVVLADGLGRADAQDLAVRLRNEIIQPIRVDGRAMRVGASFGIGWAHCGMTADEVLKSADERMYIEKRSRPKQHRRAG; encoded by the coding sequence ATGGAGACCGACCAGGAGCCGTACGTCCGTCTTGCGACCTTGCGGCAGCTGCACCAGGTCATGGCGGACATGAACACGGCGCGCAGTCTGGCGGACACCCTCCAGACCGTCGCCGACGGCGTCGTCAACGGCCTCGGTTACGAGCTGGCCTGCGTCAACCTCGTCCGCCCCGACGGCGATCTCGTCGTCGCCGCCTTCGCCGGAAACTCCGCCGCCGAGGCCCTCATCACCGGCCGGGTCGGCTCACGCGACTCCTGGGAACGCCGGCTCGTCATGGGCGAGGCCTGGGGCGACCTGGTGTTCATACCGCACACCGAGGGCTGGGTCCTCGACGACGACGACGTCCCGCAGTGGTACACCGACGGCCCCGCCCCGCGCTTCGAGGACGAGTGGCACCCCTCGGACCGGCTCTTCGCACCGATGTTCACCCCGAGCGTGCCCGGCGGCACCTGCGGCGAACTGATCGGCGTGCTGTCCGTGGACCGGCCGCGCAACGGCCGCCGACCGGGGGCGTGGGGCAAGGAAGCGCTCCAGATGTACGCGTTCCAGGCCGCCATCGCGATCAGCAACGCACGTCTACGCGCGAATATGCAGCGGGCACTGGTCAGACTTGAACGCGAGCAGCAGGCGCTCCGGGCCAGTGAGGAAAGCTTCCGTCAGGCCTTCGAGTACGCGCCCTCCGGCATGGCCATCGCCGAGATGGGCGGCGACCAGCAGGGGCGAATACTCCGCACCAACGACGCCCTGTGCCGTCTGTTGGGCCGCCCCGCCTCCGCGATGCGCCGCTACGCCTTCTCCGACCTCGTGCACCCCGAGGACATAGGCACCCTGCTGCGCACCTCCGCCGAGGGCGGGCGCGCCGAACTGCGGCTCTGCCGCCGGGACGGCTCGTACCTGTGGGCGTCGCTGCGCAACTCCGTCGTCGCGGACGCCGCCGACGGGCCGCGCTTCCTGCTCACCCACGTCGAGGACATCGAGGAGCGCAAGCGCCGCGAGCTGCAGCTCGCCCACCGCGCCTCCCACGACTCCCTCACCGGTCTGCCCAACTCCGCCGAGCTGCGTGCCCGGCTCAGCTCCCGCCTCTGCCAGCGCCCGCAGACGGCGGCTCCCGGACTGGTCGAGTCGGTCGACGCAGCCTACGGCCACGCCCAGCTGGACCCCTTCGGTACACACGACCAGTACACGGCGGTGCCGGCGCCCGTGACGGACGCCGGAATCCAGCCGTACGACGCGAACGGCCACGGGTTCGACTTCCGTGGCGCCCCCGAGGTGTACGGCGCGTACGACCACCACGTCCACGCCGTCGCCCCCGAGGGTGAACACGACGACGGGACGAAGGGGCTCGCGGTTCTCTTCTGCGACCTCGACGGCTTCAAGTCGATCAACGACCGTTTCGGGCACAACGCCGGCGACGCGGTACTGATCGAGGTGGCCCGGCGGCTCGGCGGGGCCGTGCGCGACGGCGACACGGTGGCCCGGCTCGGCGGCGACGAGTTCGTGGTCCTCGCCGACGGCCTGGGCCGGGCCGACGCCCAGGACCTGGCCGTACGCCTGCGCAACGAGATCATCCAGCCCATCCGGGTCGACGGCCGCGCGATGCGGGTCGGTGCGAGTTTCGGTATCGGGTGGGCACACTGCGGGATGACGGCGGACGAAGTCCTGAAGTCGGCGGACGAGCGGATGTACATCGAGAAACGATCTCGTCCCAAACAGCACCGGCGTGCGGGATAA
- a CDS encoding TerD family protein, with amino-acid sequence MAVSLSKGGNVSLTKEAPGLTAVTVGLGWDVRSTTGTDFDLDASAIAVNTQGKVFSDAHFVFFNNKETPDKTIVHTGDNRTGEGAGDDEAIKVNLAGLPADIDKIVFPVSIYDAENRSQNFGQVRNAYIRILNEAGGAEIARYDLSEDAATETAMVFGELYRNGAEWKFRAVGQGYASGLVGIAQDFGVNV; translated from the coding sequence ATGGCTGTAAGCCTGTCCAAGGGTGGCAACGTCTCGCTCACCAAGGAGGCTCCGGGCCTGACCGCCGTCACCGTGGGCCTCGGCTGGGACGTCCGCAGCACCACCGGCACGGACTTCGACCTTGACGCCTCGGCGATCGCGGTCAACACGCAGGGCAAGGTCTTCTCGGACGCCCACTTCGTCTTCTTCAACAACAAGGAGACCCCGGACAAGACCATCGTCCACACCGGCGACAACCGCACGGGCGAGGGCGCGGGCGACGACGAGGCGATCAAGGTCAACCTCGCCGGCCTCCCCGCCGACATCGACAAGATCGTCTTCCCGGTCTCGATCTACGACGCGGAGAACCGCTCGCAGAACTTCGGCCAGGTCCGCAACGCGTACATCCGCATCCTGAACGAGGCAGGCGGCGCCGAGATCGCCCGCTACGACCTCTCCGAGGACGCGGCGACGGAGACGGCCATGGTCTTCGGCGAGCTGTACCGCAACGGCGCGGAGTGGAAGTTCCGCGCGGTAGGCCAGGGTTACGCCTCGGGCCTCGTGG
- a CDS encoding GNAT family N-acetyltransferase, producing the protein MTNDTLRLERISSDNFDAAVAVRVRPDQEHAVSPVMKSLAEAYIHPRAAWPRLILDGERPVGFLMAFFDIAWGDTGTDLRSGLWRLNIAADEQGKGYGRFAVESVAAEIRHRGGTDLYVTWHPGPTGPEPFYLALGFSPTGETSGGQTVGVLQLT; encoded by the coding sequence ATGACGAACGACACGCTCCGGCTGGAGCGGATCAGCTCCGACAACTTCGACGCGGCCGTCGCCGTACGGGTCCGCCCGGACCAGGAACACGCGGTCTCGCCGGTCATGAAGTCCCTGGCCGAGGCGTACATCCATCCGCGCGCCGCCTGGCCCCGGCTGATCCTCGACGGCGAGCGTCCCGTCGGCTTCCTCATGGCCTTCTTCGACATCGCCTGGGGCGACACCGGCACCGACCTGCGCTCCGGCCTGTGGCGCCTGAACATCGCGGCCGACGAACAGGGCAAGGGCTACGGCCGTTTCGCCGTCGAGTCCGTCGCCGCCGAGATCCGCCACCGCGGGGGCACCGACCTCTACGTCACCTGGCACCCCGGCCCGACCGGCCCCGAACCCTTCTACCTGGCCCTGGGCTTCAGCCCCACCGGCGAGACCAGCGGGGGCCAGACGGTCGGCGTGCTGCAACTGACCTAG
- the iscB gene encoding RNA-guided endonuclease IscB, translated as MFVLDRKGRPMMPCHPARARELLRKSRAVVARHTPFTIRIKDRLLENSEVSGVAVRIDPGSKATGIAVTDDITRVSAEAGEVAALRRGLYAVELVHRGSAIRKSMEQRASYRRRRRVANTRYRAPRFDNRCRSEGWLPPSLQHRVDTTASQVERLARLAPLTAVHVERVAFDTHAISAGGELSGVEYQQGTLAGYEVRHYLLEKWGRRCVYCDKSGVPLQIDHILPKASGGSDRVSNLALSCAPCNQAKGSRSAEDFLRGRPALVTQLKRQAKTPLRDAAVMNATRYRLSERLRGLGHPVSCWSGGRTKYNRVLCGLTKSHTLDALAVGEVGPDRWIVRYPSQVLIAAATGRGGYARTRSDKHGFPRLALPRTKSHHGFQTGDLVRAIVPVGAKAGTHTGRVAVRASGRFNIRTQHGIVQGIGHQYVRLLQRADGYGYVIRAEEQNAQFPAGAAGFDAGGAR; from the coding sequence GTGTTCGTTCTGGACCGCAAGGGACGCCCGATGATGCCTTGCCATCCTGCCCGTGCTCGCGAACTTCTGAGAAAGAGCAGGGCTGTTGTCGCCCGGCACACGCCCTTCACGATCCGCATCAAGGATCGACTTCTGGAGAACTCGGAAGTCAGTGGCGTCGCGGTTCGGATCGACCCGGGGTCGAAGGCGACGGGCATCGCCGTGACCGATGACATCACGCGAGTGTCTGCCGAGGCCGGTGAAGTCGCCGCTCTCCGGCGTGGGTTGTACGCGGTGGAACTGGTGCACCGAGGCTCGGCCATCCGCAAGAGCATGGAACAGCGCGCGAGTTACCGGCGGCGGCGGCGAGTGGCTAACACGCGTTACCGTGCCCCTCGCTTCGACAACCGGTGCCGTTCGGAGGGGTGGCTGCCGCCTTCTCTGCAGCACAGGGTGGACACTACTGCCTCCCAGGTGGAGCGCCTGGCGCGGCTGGCTCCGCTGACCGCGGTGCACGTCGAGCGGGTCGCTTTCGACACTCATGCCATCTCGGCCGGAGGGGAGCTCTCTGGGGTTGAGTACCAGCAGGGAACCTTGGCCGGATACGAAGTGCGCCATTACCTGCTTGAGAAGTGGGGGCGACGTTGCGTCTACTGCGACAAGAGTGGTGTTCCCCTTCAGATCGATCACATTCTTCCCAAGGCGAGTGGTGGCTCAGACCGCGTTTCGAACCTCGCTCTGTCATGTGCGCCTTGCAACCAGGCCAAGGGGTCCCGTTCTGCCGAGGACTTCTTGAGGGGCAGGCCCGCTCTCGTCACACAGCTCAAACGACAGGCCAAGACTCCCCTGCGAGACGCGGCTGTGATGAACGCGACTCGCTACCGGCTCTCTGAGCGGCTTCGCGGCCTTGGACACCCGGTTTCGTGCTGGTCCGGAGGGAGGACGAAGTACAACCGTGTCCTCTGTGGACTGACCAAGTCGCACACCCTCGATGCGCTGGCGGTTGGTGAGGTAGGGCCCGATCGCTGGATCGTGCGCTACCCGTCTCAGGTACTGATCGCTGCCGCTACCGGACGCGGTGGCTACGCGCGCACCCGAAGTGACAAGCACGGATTTCCCCGTCTCGCGTTGCCTCGTACGAAGTCACATCACGGCTTCCAAACGGGCGATCTCGTGCGCGCCATCGTGCCGGTGGGTGCAAAGGCCGGTACGCATACTGGCCGGGTCGCTGTGCGAGCATCGGGACGCTTCAACATCCGTACCCAGCACGGCATCGTGCAAGGCATCGGTCATCAGTATGTGCGTCTACTCCAACGCGCGGATGGCTACGGCTATGTCATCCGTGCAGAAGAACAGAACGCACAATTCCCGGCCGGAGCAGCCGGTTTCGACGCAGGAGGAGCTCGATGA
- the nagA gene encoding N-acetylglucosamine-6-phosphate deacetylase, translating into MLRGARAVLPTGITDGGQLTVEGTKITDHPHENAQVIDLPGHWLIPGFVDLHNHGGGGASFTSGTTEDVLKGVHTHRTHGTTTLVASTVTGDMDTLTARAGLLSELAEQGDIAGVHFEGPFISPCRKGAHSEALLRDPDPADVRKLIDAARGQARMLTLATELPGGLDSVRLLVEHGVLAAIGHTDATYEQTVEAIDAGATVATHLFNAMPVLGHRSPGPIAALLEDERVTVELINDGTHLHPAALQLAFHHAGAGRVAFITDAMDAAGFGDGRYLLGPLEVEVSEGVARLVEGGSIAGSTLTLDRAFKRAVTVDRLPVTDVVAALSANPARLLGMYDRVGSLEPGKDADLVLLDADFTLKGVMRRGEWVVEPQ; encoded by the coding sequence GTGCTCAGGGGCGCCCGAGCAGTACTCCCCACAGGAATCACCGACGGCGGTCAACTGACCGTCGAGGGCACCAAAATCACCGACCACCCCCACGAGAACGCCCAGGTGATCGACCTCCCCGGCCACTGGCTCATCCCCGGCTTCGTCGACCTCCACAACCACGGCGGCGGCGGAGCCTCCTTCACCTCGGGCACCACCGAAGACGTACTCAAGGGCGTCCACACCCACCGCACACACGGCACCACCACCCTCGTCGCCAGCACCGTCACCGGCGACATGGACACCCTCACCGCCCGCGCCGGCCTCCTCTCCGAGCTGGCCGAGCAGGGTGACATCGCCGGCGTCCACTTCGAGGGCCCCTTCATCTCCCCGTGCCGCAAGGGCGCCCACTCCGAGGCGCTGCTGCGCGACCCGGACCCGGCGGACGTACGCAAGCTGATCGACGCGGCGCGCGGGCAGGCCAGGATGCTCACCCTCGCCACCGAACTCCCCGGCGGCCTCGACTCCGTACGGCTGCTCGTCGAGCACGGCGTCCTCGCGGCGATCGGTCACACGGACGCGACGTACGAGCAGACGGTGGAGGCCATCGACGCGGGCGCCACCGTCGCCACGCACCTCTTCAACGCGATGCCCGTCCTCGGCCACCGCTCCCCCGGTCCGATCGCCGCCCTTCTCGAAGACGAGCGCGTCACCGTCGAACTCATCAACGACGGCACGCACTTGCACCCGGCAGCCCTCCAACTCGCCTTCCATCACGCGGGCGCGGGCCGCGTGGCGTTCATCACCGACGCGATGGACGCCGCCGGCTTCGGCGACGGCCGCTATCTGCTCGGCCCGCTGGAGGTCGAGGTCAGCGAGGGTGTGGCGCGGCTGGTCGAGGGCGGTTCGATCGCCGGCTCGACACTCACCCTGGACCGCGCCTTCAAGCGGGCGGTCACCGTCGACCGGCTCCCGGTCACGGACGTGGTCGCCGCACTGTCCGCCAACCCGGCCCGGCTGCTGGGGATGTACGACCGGGTGGGCTCCCTGGAACCGGGCAAGGACGCGGACCTCGTGCTGCTGGACGCGGACTTCACGCTCAAGGGAGTGATGCGCCGGGGTGAATGGGTAGTCGAGCCTCAATAA
- the arfB gene encoding alternative ribosome rescue aminoacyl-tRNA hydrolase ArfB: MSGPYLIRGSVSLPEAELMWRFSRSGGPGGQHVNTSDTRVELSLDLAGTEALPEVWKRRALEHLAGRLVDGVVTVRSSEHRSQWRNREAAAVRLAALLAEATAPPPKPRTPTRIPRRINERRLRQKKARADVKRGRTGRDWG; encoded by the coding sequence ATGTCCGGTCCCTATCTCATCCGTGGCTCCGTCTCGCTCCCCGAGGCCGAGCTCATGTGGCGTTTCTCGCGGTCCGGCGGGCCGGGCGGGCAGCACGTCAACACCAGTGACACGCGGGTCGAGTTGAGCCTCGACCTCGCGGGCACCGAGGCGCTCCCCGAGGTCTGGAAGCGGCGCGCGCTGGAGCATCTCGCCGGACGGCTCGTCGACGGAGTCGTCACCGTCCGCTCCTCCGAGCACCGCTCGCAGTGGCGCAACCGTGAGGCGGCGGCCGTACGGCTGGCCGCTCTCCTCGCCGAGGCCACCGCGCCGCCGCCCAAGCCCCGTACCCCCACCCGTATCCCGCGCCGAATCAACGAACGCCGGTTGCGGCAGAAGAAGGCACGCGCGGATGTGAAGCGGGGTCGTACGGGACGGGACTGGGGTTAA
- a CDS encoding carbohydrate-binding protein, with amino-acid sequence MTPGNSGASTPEDDDPFGYLYEDGRAAGAQPPSSGYGYPNSVGRTRPVGERQYGGPPQGQQQSAYGQTVPTAQTAQYGQAIPQQQGAYGAPNTHYQAPEAFGGGPTAPQQPAYSGGGGRGGRGSGPNTKGLLIGAVAVVAAVVIGIAVAMMGGGNGDKDKAGGAGASPSTGQSAEPSPSASASEVTEENLPEIDAKALKFGPGVTTASEVEGAGAVGGIYVTGLNQVGATVTWTVNAIPKEGAYTLFVGYSVPGKDAEMTLSVNGQEFGSKLNLGNFAKAGEGDYAKGWTRTYVWPTLNKGTNTITVSCQDGDQCDALLDQMWLKSGQVKK; translated from the coding sequence ATGACTCCCGGCAACAGCGGCGCGAGCACGCCCGAGGACGATGACCCGTTCGGCTACCTGTACGAAGACGGGCGGGCCGCCGGTGCCCAGCCGCCGAGCAGCGGCTACGGCTACCCGAACTCGGTCGGCCGTACGCGACCGGTCGGCGAGCGTCAGTACGGCGGCCCGCCGCAGGGCCAGCAGCAGTCGGCGTACGGCCAGACCGTGCCGACCGCCCAGACCGCGCAGTACGGCCAGGCGATCCCGCAGCAGCAGGGGGCGTACGGCGCCCCGAACACCCACTACCAGGCGCCCGAGGCCTTCGGTGGTGGCCCTACGGCTCCGCAGCAGCCCGCGTACAGCGGTGGCGGCGGCCGAGGCGGGCGGGGCTCCGGCCCCAACACCAAGGGTCTGCTGATCGGTGCCGTCGCGGTGGTCGCCGCGGTCGTCATCGGTATCGCCGTGGCGATGATGGGCGGCGGCAACGGCGACAAGGACAAGGCCGGCGGCGCCGGCGCCAGTCCCTCGACCGGGCAGAGCGCCGAGCCGTCCCCGTCGGCCAGCGCCTCGGAGGTCACGGAGGAGAACCTGCCGGAGATCGACGCGAAGGCGCTGAAGTTCGGGCCTGGCGTGACGACGGCGTCGGAGGTCGAGGGCGCCGGTGCGGTGGGCGGCATTTACGTGACAGGGCTCAACCAGGTCGGCGCCACGGTCACCTGGACCGTCAATGCCATCCCCAAGGAAGGCGCCTACACCCTCTTCGTGGGATACAGCGTCCCCGGCAAGGACGCGGAGATGACGCTTAGCGTCAACGGCCAGGAGTTTGGAAGCAAGCTGAACTTGGGGAACTTCGCGAAGGCTGGCGAGGGCGATTACGCGAAGGGCTGGACACGGACCTACGTGTGGCCCACCCTCAACAAGGGTACGAACACCATCACCGTCTCCTGCCAGGACGGCGACCAGTGCGACGCACTCCTGGACCAGATGTGGCTGAAATCTGGTCAAGTCAAAAAGTGA
- a CDS encoding flavin reductase family protein, producing the protein MSRLASGVVLVTAQEPPLDATDPHAPGGEDVGMTATAFLSVSLDPPLVMVSVREGSRMDDLLDEQPLWAVSVLSENQRHVAGRFAMKGRISDRLLFADLPHIRGEASGAPLMEGALATLECRTEQRVTAGDHTLVIGRVLTATAPHADGGPLAYFRGRYRRLD; encoded by the coding sequence ATGTCCCGCCTCGCCTCGGGCGTGGTCCTGGTGACCGCACAGGAGCCGCCGCTCGACGCCACCGATCCGCACGCGCCCGGCGGCGAGGACGTCGGCATGACGGCGACCGCCTTCCTCTCGGTCTCCCTGGACCCGCCCCTCGTCATGGTCAGCGTGCGCGAGGGCTCCCGGATGGACGACCTGCTCGACGAACAGCCCCTGTGGGCGGTCTCCGTCCTCTCCGAGAACCAGCGGCACGTCGCGGGCCGGTTCGCGATGAAGGGCCGCATCAGCGACCGCCTCCTCTTCGCGGACCTCCCCCACATCCGGGGCGAGGCGTCCGGCGCCCCCCTGATGGAGGGCGCCCTGGCGACCCTGGAGTGCCGCACGGAACAGCGGGTCACGGCCGGCGACCACACCCTGGTGATCGGCCGCGTCCTCACGGCGACCGCGCCGCACGCGGACGGGGGTCCACTGGCGTACTTCCGCGGCCGTTACCGCCGGCTCGACTGA